From the genome of Streptomyces sp. NBC_01116, one region includes:
- a CDS encoding Dps family protein: MSPARTPRYTVPGLGVDEGRQVIDLLTLRLHALNDLALTLKHIHWNVVGPHFIAVHEMLDPQTTAVREMADAAAERISALGGEPNGTPGALVRERTWNDYSVGRADAIAHLGALDLVYTGVIGGHREAVEKAGGIDPVTEDLLIEHLRGLEQFQWFVRAHLESGSGTLSNAGADTEEAAAEAASPKRAAAKRTPAKKTALPAPAKKTAKKAVKKTTASRRTTR, from the coding sequence ATGTCCCCCGCACGCACCCCCCGCTACACCGTTCCCGGCCTCGGCGTCGACGAGGGCCGACAGGTCATCGACCTCCTGACGCTGCGCCTGCACGCGCTCAACGACCTCGCGCTCACGCTCAAGCACATCCACTGGAACGTCGTCGGGCCGCACTTCATCGCCGTCCACGAGATGCTCGACCCGCAGACCACCGCCGTACGCGAGATGGCCGACGCCGCCGCCGAGCGCATCTCCGCCCTCGGCGGCGAGCCGAACGGCACCCCGGGCGCCCTGGTCAGGGAGCGGACCTGGAACGACTACAGCGTCGGGCGCGCCGACGCCATCGCCCACCTCGGCGCCCTGGACCTCGTCTACACGGGCGTCATCGGGGGCCACCGCGAGGCGGTCGAGAAGGCCGGCGGGATCGACCCCGTCACCGAGGACCTGCTCATCGAGCACCTGCGCGGTCTGGAGCAGTTCCAGTGGTTCGTCCGGGCCCACCTGGAGTCCGGCTCCGGCACCCTGTCGAACGCCGGCGCCGACACCGAGGAGGCCGCCGCCGAGGCCGCGTCCCCGAAGCGGGCCGCCGCCAAGCGCACCCCCGCCAAGAAGACGGCGCTGCCCGCCCCGGCGAAGAAGACCGCGAAGAAGGCGGTCAAGAAGACCACGGCGAGCAGGCGCACCACCCGCTGA
- a CDS encoding amino acid permease, whose amino-acid sequence MPRTSASPPTADSAAPAGPSADSALTHGLKQRHLSMIALGGVIGAGLFVGSGAGIAAAGPSIIVAYAISGLLVMMVMRMLGEMSAANPASGSFSVHAERAIGPWAGFTAGWSFWFLLCVAVGLEGIGAAQIVSGWLPGTPEWAWVALFMVIFLGTNLAAVKNFGEFEFWFAALKVIAITLFLVLGLLAILGVLPDTEAPGLSNLTGDGGFLPKGMDGFIIGLLASVFAYGGLETVTIAAAESENPVQGVAKAVRTAMWRIAVFYIGSMAVIVTLVPWDDPKVAEVGPFYAMLDHLGIGSAAQIMNVVILIALLSAMNANIYGASRMARSLVARGQGPAVLGKISSGVPRNAVLFSSVFGFACVLLSYWRPDDVFPWLLNMIGAVILVVWIFIAASQLILRGRTEREAPEKLVVRMWFFPVGTIVALAAMVGIFLLMLRQPDTRDQLLATGALTVVLIGIGLVRQRRRGGDGGSGDGLDGGDATAETPAQRK is encoded by the coding sequence ATGCCTCGGACCTCCGCGTCTCCCCCCACCGCTGACTCCGCGGCCCCCGCCGGCCCCTCGGCGGACTCCGCGCTGACCCACGGCCTCAAACAGCGCCACCTCTCGATGATCGCCCTCGGCGGGGTGATCGGCGCCGGGCTGTTCGTCGGCTCGGGCGCCGGGATCGCCGCTGCGGGCCCCTCGATCATCGTGGCGTACGCCATCTCCGGGCTGCTCGTCATGATGGTGATGCGCATGCTCGGCGAGATGTCGGCCGCCAACCCGGCGTCCGGTTCCTTCTCCGTGCACGCCGAGCGGGCGATCGGCCCGTGGGCCGGATTCACCGCGGGCTGGTCCTTCTGGTTCCTGCTCTGCGTCGCCGTGGGCCTGGAGGGCATCGGGGCCGCGCAGATCGTCAGCGGCTGGCTGCCGGGGACGCCGGAGTGGGCGTGGGTCGCCCTGTTCATGGTGATCTTCCTGGGCACGAACCTGGCCGCCGTGAAGAACTTCGGCGAGTTCGAGTTCTGGTTCGCCGCGCTCAAGGTCATCGCGATCACGCTGTTCCTGGTGCTCGGCCTGCTGGCGATCCTCGGCGTGCTGCCCGACACGGAGGCGCCCGGCCTGTCCAACCTCACGGGGGACGGCGGCTTCCTCCCCAAGGGCATGGACGGGTTCATCATCGGACTCCTCGCCTCCGTCTTCGCGTACGGCGGTCTGGAGACCGTCACCATCGCGGCGGCCGAGTCGGAGAACCCGGTGCAGGGCGTCGCGAAGGCGGTCCGTACGGCGATGTGGCGCATCGCGGTCTTCTACATCGGTTCGATGGCGGTCATCGTCACGCTGGTCCCCTGGGACGACCCGAAGGTCGCCGAGGTCGGCCCGTTCTACGCGATGCTCGACCACCTCGGCATCGGGTCCGCCGCGCAGATCATGAACGTGGTCATCCTCATCGCCCTGCTCTCGGCGATGAACGCCAACATCTACGGCGCGTCCCGCATGGCCCGGTCGCTGGTCGCCCGGGGCCAGGGCCCGGCCGTGCTCGGGAAGATCTCCTCCGGGGTGCCGCGCAACGCCGTGCTGTTCTCCTCGGTCTTCGGCTTCGCGTGCGTGCTGCTCAGCTACTGGCGGCCGGACGACGTCTTCCCGTGGCTGCTGAACATGATCGGCGCGGTGATCCTGGTGGTGTGGATCTTCATCGCCGCCTCCCAGCTGATCCTGCGCGGCCGCACCGAGCGTGAGGCGCCCGAGAAGCTGGTCGTGCGGATGTGGTTCTTCCCCGTCGGCACGATCGTCGCCCTGGCGGCCATGGTGGGCATCTTCCTGCTGATGCTGCGCCAGCCGGACACCCGGGACCAGTTGCTGGCCACGGGTGCGCTGACCGTGGTGCTGATCGGCATCGGCCTCGTACGCCAGCGGCGGCGGGGCGGCGACGGCGGGAGCGGCGACGGCCTCGACGGCGGCGACGCCACGGCCGAGACCCCGGCGCAGCGGAAGTAG
- a CDS encoding metalloregulator ArsR/SmtB family transcription factor, whose product MDASAVPADEEASAFRALADPTRRQILEDLRGGELAAGEIASRFPISAPSISRHLGVLKGAGLVTERRDANRILYSLAEERLALCVGRFLSAVCPEQIVLRTTKWRSAPEGDAS is encoded by the coding sequence ATGGATGCATCCGCCGTTCCGGCCGACGAAGAGGCGAGCGCCTTCCGCGCGCTCGCCGATCCCACCCGCCGCCAGATCCTGGAGGATCTGCGGGGCGGCGAGCTGGCCGCCGGGGAGATCGCGAGCCGGTTCCCGATCAGTGCCCCGTCGATCTCGCGCCACCTGGGGGTACTCAAGGGCGCGGGACTCGTCACCGAGCGCCGGGACGCGAACCGCATCCTCTACTCCCTCGCCGAGGAGCGGCTCGCCCTCTGCGTGGGACGCTTCCTCAGCGCCGTGTGCCCCGAGCAGATCGTGCTCCGCACCACCAAGTGGCGCTCCGCGCCGGAAGGCGACGCCTCGTGA
- a CDS encoding amino acid permease has translation MHEAPPPTPASAPASTAVPAEPLSHGLKQRHLTMLGLGGVIGAGLFVGSGAGIAVAGPAIVVSYLIAGALAMLVMRMLGEMSAAMPASGSFSVHAERALGRWAGFSVGWLYWFLLVVVLAVEATAAAQIAHGWVPGVEPWAWVLLFMVVFTAANLTAVKNFGEFEFWFAALKVGAIVVFLVLGLLAVLGWLPDTDPAGMTNLTGQGGFLPNGWGGVVSGVLTVVFAFGGLEVVTIAAAETDDPARAVGRAVRSAVVRILFFYVGSMLVIVTVLPWTAQRAGLSPYVKVLDAIGVPSAGQIMNIVVFVALLSALNANLYGSSRMIFSLAERGEAPRGLLKVSGGGSREAAGSGSRKASGGVPRRAVLASVAFGFVSVLLNLLWPDTVFLYMLNSVGAVLLFVWALIAASQLRLRARLEQEAPEALSLRMWCFPYLTWLTLAGLFGVLVLMLTDGAARPQVLWSAGATALVLLVAVGRQWREKRAGSPTADR, from the coding sequence ATGCACGAGGCCCCTCCCCCCACCCCGGCTTCCGCTCCCGCGTCCACCGCCGTCCCGGCCGAGCCGCTGTCGCACGGGCTCAAGCAGCGCCATCTGACGATGCTGGGGCTCGGCGGGGTGATCGGGGCGGGGCTGTTCGTGGGCTCCGGCGCGGGGATCGCGGTGGCGGGGCCCGCCATCGTCGTCTCGTATCTGATCGCGGGGGCGCTCGCGATGCTGGTGATGCGGATGCTGGGCGAGATGTCCGCCGCGATGCCCGCCTCGGGTTCGTTCTCCGTGCACGCCGAGCGGGCGCTCGGGCGGTGGGCCGGGTTCAGCGTCGGCTGGCTGTACTGGTTCCTGCTGGTCGTGGTCCTCGCCGTGGAGGCGACGGCGGCCGCGCAGATCGCCCATGGCTGGGTGCCGGGCGTCGAACCGTGGGCGTGGGTGCTGCTGTTCATGGTGGTCTTCACCGCGGCGAACCTGACGGCGGTGAAGAACTTCGGCGAGTTCGAGTTCTGGTTCGCCGCCTTGAAGGTCGGCGCGATCGTCGTCTTCCTGGTCCTCGGGCTGCTGGCCGTCCTCGGATGGCTCCCGGACACCGATCCGGCCGGGATGACCAACCTGACCGGACAGGGCGGATTCCTGCCGAACGGCTGGGGCGGGGTCGTCTCCGGCGTGCTGACCGTGGTCTTCGCCTTCGGCGGCCTCGAGGTCGTCACCATCGCCGCCGCCGAGACGGACGACCCGGCGCGCGCGGTGGGGCGGGCGGTGCGCAGCGCGGTGGTGCGCATCCTCTTCTTCTACGTCGGCTCGATGCTGGTGATCGTGACCGTGCTGCCGTGGACCGCGCAGCGGGCGGGCCTGAGCCCGTACGTGAAGGTGCTGGACGCGATCGGGGTGCCGTCGGCCGGGCAGATCATGAACATCGTGGTGTTCGTGGCGCTGCTCTCGGCGCTCAACGCCAATCTGTACGGCTCCTCCCGCATGATCTTCTCGCTGGCGGAGCGCGGGGAGGCGCCGCGCGGGCTGCTGAAGGTCTCGGGCGGCGGCTCGCGGGAAGCGGCGGGCAGTGGCTCGCGGAAGGCGTCGGGCGGTGTGCCGCGGCGGGCGGTGCTGGCCTCGGTGGCCTTCGGCTTCGTCTCCGTCCTGCTCAATCTGCTGTGGCCGGACACGGTGTTCCTCTACATGCTCAACTCGGTCGGCGCGGTGCTGCTGTTCGTGTGGGCGCTGATCGCCGCCTCCCAGCTGCGGCTGCGCGCCCGGCTGGAGCAGGAGGCTCCCGAGGCGCTCTCGCTGCGGATGTGGTGCTTCCCGTATCTGACCTGGCTGACGCTGGCCGGGCTGTTCGGGGTGCTGGTGCTGATGCTGACCGACGGGGCGGCGCGCCCGCAGGTGCTGTGGTCGGCCGGGGCGACGGCGTTGGTGCTGCTGGTGGCGGTGGGACGGCAGTGGCGGGAGAAGCGCGCGGGTTCGCCCACTGCCGACCGGTAG
- a CDS encoding epoxide hydrolase family protein → MTAPPVFPLEPTPIRVADQVLDDLCARLARTRPPLDEGNEDGSYGVPDSCLRELVAHWRDGYDWRAAEAAVNAHEQYRVSVDGVPVHFMREPGRGPRPVPLILTHGWPWTFWHWSKVIGPLADPAAYGGDPADAFDVIVPSLPGFGFPGPLTGFPDVNFWKVADLWHTLMTRTLGYEKYAAGGCDIGGIVSSQLGHKYADELYGIHIGSGLPLDFFTGPRAWDFARNRPLTDDQPADVRARIVEQDRRWAPHLAVHMLDGATLAHGLSDSPAGLLAWLLERWNAWSDNGGDLSSVFSKDDLLTHATIYWVNNSIATSMRYYANANRYPWAPAHDRTPVVQAPVGLTLVTYENPPGVHTADERVRAFENGPQAAWFNHVNVNAHDHGGHFIPWENPDAWVSDLRRTFRGRRP, encoded by the coding sequence ATGACCGCCCCGCCCGTCTTCCCCCTGGAGCCCACCCCGATACGCGTGGCCGACCAGGTCCTCGACGATCTGTGCGCCCGTCTCGCGCGGACCCGACCGCCGCTGGACGAGGGGAACGAGGACGGGTCCTACGGCGTTCCGGACAGCTGTCTGCGTGAGCTGGTCGCCCACTGGCGGGACGGCTACGACTGGCGCGCCGCCGAGGCCGCCGTCAACGCCCACGAGCAGTACCGGGTGAGCGTCGACGGCGTGCCCGTGCACTTCATGCGCGAGCCCGGCCGGGGCCCCCGTCCGGTCCCGCTGATCCTCACCCACGGCTGGCCGTGGACGTTCTGGCACTGGTCGAAGGTGATCGGCCCCCTGGCGGACCCGGCGGCGTACGGCGGTGACCCCGCCGACGCGTTCGACGTCATCGTGCCGTCGCTGCCCGGCTTCGGCTTCCCCGGCCCGCTCACCGGCTTTCCGGACGTCAACTTCTGGAAGGTGGCCGACCTCTGGCACACCCTGATGACCCGGACGCTGGGATACGAGAAATACGCCGCCGGGGGCTGCGACATCGGCGGGATCGTCTCCAGCCAGCTCGGCCACAAGTACGCCGACGAGCTGTACGGCATCCACATCGGCTCCGGGCTGCCGCTCGACTTCTTCACCGGCCCCCGCGCCTGGGACTTCGCCCGGAACCGCCCCCTCACCGACGACCAGCCCGCCGACGTCCGCGCCCGCATCGTCGAGCAGGACCGCCGCTGGGCTCCGCACCTCGCCGTGCACATGCTCGACGGCGCCACGCTGGCCCACGGGCTCAGCGACTCCCCCGCCGGCCTGCTCGCCTGGCTGCTGGAGCGGTGGAACGCCTGGAGCGACAACGGCGGCGACCTGTCGTCCGTCTTCAGCAAGGACGACCTGCTGACCCACGCCACGATCTACTGGGTCAACAACTCCATCGCCACGTCGATGCGTTACTACGCCAACGCCAACCGCTACCCCTGGGCCCCGGCCCACGACCGCACCCCGGTCGTGCAGGCCCCGGTGGGCCTCACCCTCGTCACCTACGAGAACCCGCCCGGCGTCCACACCGCCGACGAGCGCGTCCGGGCGTTCGAGAACGGCCCGCAGGCGGCCTGGTTCAACCATGTCAACGTCAACGCGCATGACCACGGGGGCCACTTCATCCCGTGGGAGAACCCCGACGCGTGGGTGAGCGACCTGCGCCGCACCTTCCGCGGCCGCAGGCCCTGA
- the tkt gene encoding transketolase: protein MAPAETPNGPNDGRDPRLAPPLADAAGWGPLDVRAVDTVRVLAADAVQKAGHGHPGTAMSLAPLAYLLFQQVMRHDPVDDQWLGRDRFVLSCGHSSLTLYIQLYLSGYGMELADLEALRTWGSATPGHPEYQHTRGVEITTGPLGQGLASAVGMAMAARRERGLLDPEAPPGTSPFDHHVYVVASDGDLMEGVTSEASSLAGHQELGNLIVFYDSNHISIEDDTDISFSEDVAARYAAYGWQVQTVDFTRTGDYVEDVDALLAAVEAAKSERGRPSLILLRTIIGWPAPTKQNTGKAHGSALGADEVAATKKLLGFDPDADFTVENDVLKHARAVRERGAEAHRAWEPGYQQWRSDHPERAELLDRLRERRLPEGWADSLPVFDADPKGIATRKASGDVLTALAPVLPELWGGSADLAGSNNTTMEGEPSFVPESKQTGEFPGDPYGRTLHFGIREHAMGAILNGIALQSLTRPYGGTFLIFSDYMRPAVRLAALMKLPVTYVWTHDSIGLGEDGPTHQPVEQLAALRAIPGLDVVRPADANETAVCWRTVLEQHDRPAGLALTRQPLPVLERGDRGYAAASGAARGGYVLADCREGKPDVILVATGSEVHIALEARELLDAEGYDARVVSMPCREWFAEQPHPYQDAVLPPDIRARVSVEAAVAQGWRDVVGDAGRMVSLEHFGASAAYERLYEEFGITPRAVADAARESIRAAEVGPVRPGGERSGAAPTEGGTGDVG, encoded by the coding sequence ATGGCACCCGCCGAGACGCCGAACGGCCCGAACGACGGCCGCGACCCGCGACTGGCCCCGCCCCTCGCGGACGCGGCGGGCTGGGGGCCGCTCGACGTCCGTGCCGTCGACACCGTCCGCGTGCTGGCCGCCGACGCCGTGCAGAAGGCGGGCCACGGCCACCCGGGCACCGCGATGAGCCTGGCCCCCCTGGCGTACCTGCTGTTCCAGCAGGTGATGCGGCACGACCCGGTCGACGACCAGTGGCTCGGCCGGGACCGCTTCGTGCTGTCCTGCGGCCACTCCAGCCTCACCCTCTACATCCAGCTGTACCTGAGCGGCTACGGCATGGAGCTGGCGGACCTGGAGGCGCTGCGCACCTGGGGTTCCGCCACTCCCGGCCACCCGGAGTACCAGCACACCCGGGGCGTCGAGATCACCACCGGACCGCTCGGGCAGGGTCTGGCCTCGGCCGTCGGCATGGCCATGGCGGCCCGCCGCGAGCGCGGCCTCCTCGACCCCGAGGCGCCGCCCGGCACGAGCCCCTTCGACCACCACGTGTACGTCGTCGCCTCCGACGGCGACCTGATGGAGGGCGTGACGTCCGAGGCCAGTTCGCTGGCGGGACACCAGGAGCTCGGGAATCTGATCGTCTTCTACGACTCCAACCACATCTCCATCGAGGACGACACCGACATCTCCTTCAGCGAGGACGTCGCCGCCCGCTACGCCGCCTACGGCTGGCAGGTCCAGACGGTCGACTTCACCCGGACCGGCGACTACGTCGAGGACGTCGACGCCCTGCTCGCCGCCGTCGAAGCCGCGAAGAGCGAGCGCGGCCGACCCTCCCTGATCCTGCTGCGCACGATCATCGGCTGGCCCGCGCCCACCAAGCAGAACACCGGCAAGGCCCACGGCTCCGCGCTCGGCGCCGACGAGGTCGCCGCCACCAAGAAGCTGCTCGGCTTCGACCCGGACGCCGACTTCACCGTCGAGAACGACGTCCTGAAGCACGCCCGCGCGGTCCGCGAGCGCGGCGCCGAGGCACATCGCGCCTGGGAGCCCGGCTACCAGCAATGGCGCTCCGACCACCCCGAGCGCGCCGAACTCCTCGACCGGCTGCGGGAACGACGGCTTCCGGAGGGCTGGGCCGACAGCCTGCCCGTCTTCGACGCCGACCCCAAGGGCATCGCCACCCGCAAGGCGTCCGGCGACGTGCTCACCGCGCTGGCGCCCGTGCTGCCCGAGCTGTGGGGCGGCTCGGCCGACCTCGCGGGGAGCAACAACACCACCATGGAGGGCGAGCCGTCCTTCGTGCCGGAGAGCAAGCAGACCGGCGAGTTCCCCGGCGACCCCTACGGCCGTACGCTCCACTTCGGGATCCGCGAGCACGCCATGGGCGCGATCCTCAACGGCATCGCGCTCCAGAGCCTCACCCGCCCCTACGGCGGTACGTTCCTGATCTTCAGCGACTACATGCGCCCGGCCGTCCGACTCGCCGCCCTGATGAAGCTCCCGGTCACCTACGTCTGGACCCACGACTCCATCGGCCTGGGCGAGGACGGCCCCACCCACCAGCCCGTCGAGCAACTCGCCGCGCTCCGGGCGATCCCCGGCCTCGACGTCGTACGGCCCGCCGACGCGAACGAGACGGCCGTGTGCTGGCGCACCGTCCTGGAGCAGCACGACCGGCCCGCCGGCCTCGCCCTCACCCGGCAGCCGCTGCCCGTCCTGGAGCGGGGGGACCGGGGATACGCGGCCGCCTCCGGGGCCGCCCGGGGCGGGTACGTACTCGCCGACTGCCGCGAGGGGAAGCCCGACGTGATCCTCGTCGCCACCGGGTCGGAGGTCCACATCGCCCTGGAGGCCCGTGAGTTGCTGGACGCCGAGGGGTACGACGCGCGCGTGGTCTCCATGCCGTGCCGTGAGTGGTTCGCCGAGCAGCCCCACCCCTACCAGGACGCGGTCCTGCCGCCCGACATCCGGGCCCGGGTCAGCGTCGAAGCCGCCGTCGCCCAGGGCTGGCGGGATGTGGTGGGGGACGCGGGCCGCATGGTGAGCCTGGAGCACTTCGGTGCGTCCGCCGCCTACGAGCGCCTGTACGAGGAGTTCGGCATCACGCCCCGCGCGGTCGCCGACGCCGCACGGGAGAGCATCCGCGCGGCGGAGGTCGGACCCGTGCGACCCGGCGGGGAGCGGTCCGGGGCGGCCCCGACCGAGGGCGGCACGGGAGACGTCGGCTGA
- a CDS encoding superoxide dismutase, whose product MATYTLPELPYDYAALEPVINPQIIELHHDKHHAAYVKGANDTLEQLEEARDKETWGAINGLQKNLAFHLSGHILHSIYWHNMTGDGGGEPLAADGVGDLADAITESFGSYAGFKSQLTKAAATTQGSGWGVLAYEPVSGKLIVEQVYDHQGNVGQGSVPVLVFDAWEHAFYLQYKNQKVDFIEAMWRVVNWQDVAKRYAAAKERADVLLLAP is encoded by the coding sequence ATGGCCACGTACACGCTCCCGGAACTCCCGTACGACTACGCGGCGCTCGAACCGGTCATCAACCCGCAGATCATCGAGCTGCACCACGACAAGCACCACGCCGCGTACGTCAAGGGCGCGAACGACACCCTGGAGCAGCTGGAAGAGGCCCGCGACAAGGAAACCTGGGGCGCGATCAACGGCCTCCAGAAGAACCTCGCGTTCCACCTCTCCGGCCACATCCTGCACTCGATCTACTGGCACAACATGACCGGCGACGGCGGCGGCGAGCCCCTCGCGGCGGACGGCGTGGGCGACCTCGCCGACGCGATCACCGAGTCCTTCGGCTCCTACGCGGGCTTCAAGTCCCAGCTGACGAAGGCCGCGGCCACCACCCAGGGTTCCGGCTGGGGCGTGCTCGCGTACGAGCCCGTGAGCGGCAAGCTGATCGTCGAGCAGGTCTACGACCACCAGGGCAACGTCGGCCAGGGCTCGGTCCCGGTCCTCGTCTTCGACGCCTGGGAGCACGCCTTCTACCTGCAGTACAAGAACCAGAAGGTGGACTTCATCGAGGCGATGTGGCGGGTCGTCAACTGGCAGGACGTGGCTAAGCGTTACGCCGCCGCCAAGGAGCGCGCGGACGTGCTGCTGCTCGCCCCCTGA
- a CDS encoding CatB-related O-acetyltransferase, which yields MTSAPAPVPADPTVLHPMPGQPRVVQLKPLVTSPLIEAGDYSYYDDPEHATEFETRNVLYHYGPERLVIGKFCAFGTGVRFIMNGSNHRMDGPSTFPFPTLGGSWSDHFDLLTGLPNRGDTVIGNDVWIGYEAVIMPGVRIGHGAIVSSRSVVVSDVPDYGIVGGNPARLIRTRYEEADIARLLAVAWWDWPADHLTRHIRTVMSGTVAELEAAAPGVVG from the coding sequence ATGACCTCTGCCCCCGCGCCCGTACCGGCCGACCCGACCGTCCTGCACCCGATGCCCGGCCAGCCGCGCGTGGTGCAGCTGAAGCCCCTGGTCACCTCGCCGCTGATCGAGGCCGGGGACTACTCGTACTACGACGACCCCGAACACGCCACGGAGTTCGAGACCCGCAACGTGCTCTACCACTACGGTCCGGAGCGCCTGGTGATCGGGAAGTTCTGCGCGTTCGGCACCGGGGTGCGGTTCATCATGAACGGCTCCAACCACCGGATGGACGGGCCGTCCACGTTCCCGTTCCCGACGCTCGGCGGCTCCTGGTCCGACCACTTCGACCTGCTGACGGGCCTGCCCAACCGGGGCGACACGGTGATCGGCAACGACGTCTGGATCGGCTACGAGGCCGTGATCATGCCGGGTGTCCGCATCGGGCACGGCGCGATCGTCAGCTCACGGTCCGTGGTGGTCTCGGACGTCCCGGACTACGGCATCGTCGGCGGCAACCCGGCCCGCCTGATCCGCACCCGGTACGAGGAGGCGGACATCGCGCGCCTGCTGGCGGTGGCCTGGTGGGACTGGCCGGCGGACCACCTGACGCGCCATATCCGTACGGTGATGTCGGGCACGGTCGCGGAGTTGGAGGCGGCGGCGCCGGGGGTGGTCGGGTAG
- a CDS encoding glycerophosphodiester phosphodiesterase family protein encodes MSVAPRRRSILLATAAVTAAATAPAVAASSAERRPHRPSGPLVIGHRGAAGWRPEHTADAYTYAVRAGADWIEPDLVPTKDHVLVVRHENEIGGTTDVAGRPEFADRRTTKTVDGKAVTGWFTEDFLLRELRTLRTVERLPLVRDRNTVFDGRGSVLTFQEVIDLARRLSRESGRRIAVFPETKHPTYFRSIGLPLEEELIRVIRRNRLTARDCVVQSFEPASLRRVAAARLGLPLWQALGTSGGPYGHEVSYRDMMTPAGLREIASYAEWIGPDKSSLVPPGTLLADAHAAGLKVGAYTFRAENQYLPAAYRRGSAPTAFGDAFAEYAFHYGQGVDAVVTDFPDLAAQARDGLRR; translated from the coding sequence ATGTCCGTTGCCCCCAGGCGTCGTTCGATCCTCCTGGCCACCGCCGCCGTCACCGCCGCGGCCACCGCCCCGGCCGTCGCCGCCTCCTCCGCCGAGCGCCGCCCCCACCGTCCGTCGGGCCCCCTGGTCATCGGCCATCGCGGGGCGGCGGGCTGGCGGCCCGAGCACACCGCCGACGCCTACACCTATGCCGTACGGGCCGGGGCGGACTGGATCGAGCCGGACCTCGTGCCGACGAAGGACCATGTCCTGGTCGTGCGGCACGAGAACGAGATCGGCGGGACGACGGACGTCGCCGGCCGCCCCGAGTTCGCGGACCGCCGCACCACGAAGACCGTCGACGGCAAGGCGGTGACCGGCTGGTTCACCGAGGACTTCCTCCTGCGCGAGCTGAGGACCCTGCGCACGGTGGAACGGCTTCCGCTGGTCCGCGACCGCAACACGGTCTTCGACGGGCGGGGCTCGGTGCTGACCTTCCAGGAGGTGATCGACCTGGCCCGGCGGCTGTCCCGGGAGTCGGGCCGCCGGATCGCGGTGTTCCCGGAGACGAAGCACCCGACGTACTTCCGCTCGATCGGGCTGCCGCTGGAGGAGGAGCTGATCCGGGTGATCCGCCGGAACCGGCTGACCGCCCGGGACTGCGTCGTCCAGTCCTTCGAGCCCGCGAGCCTGCGCCGGGTGGCCGCGGCCCGCCTCGGACTCCCGCTGTGGCAGGCGCTGGGCACGAGCGGTGGCCCGTACGGGCACGAGGTCTCCTACCGGGACATGATGACCCCGGCCGGGCTCCGCGAGATCGCCTCGTACGCGGAGTGGATCGGCCCGGACAAGTCCTCGCTCGTCCCGCCGGGCACCCTGCTGGCCGACGCCCACGCGGCGGGCCTGAAGGTCGGCGCGTACACCTTCCGGGCGGAGAACCAGTACCTCCCGGCCGCGTACCGCCGGGGCAGTGCGCCCACCGCCTTCGGCGACGCGTTCGCCGAGTACGCCTTCCACTACGGGCAGGGCGTGGACGCGGTGGTGACGGACTTCCCGGACCTCGCGGCGCAGGCCAGGGACGGCCTGCGGCGGTAG
- a CDS encoding DUF2071 domain-containing protein, with protein MIRPRLSSVIERRLLVNYRVDPLVAAALLPAPLRPHLVRGQAVAGICLLRIGGVRPAWAPAATGLTSENAAHRISVEWDGPDGVERGVYIPRRDTASRLNAFAGGRIYPGEHGRADFTVREEPDAVRVAFATRDGEVEVDATVESADELRGSGLFTDLAEASEFFRLGSRGLSPDAGGDHLDVLELSTDAWKVTAGRPRSVRSSFFEDPDRFPPGSAVLDSALVMRGVAAEWSQGEPFRVGCGAGAVTL; from the coding sequence GTGATCCGGCCCCGGCTCTCCAGCGTCATCGAACGCCGCCTCCTGGTGAACTACCGGGTCGACCCTCTCGTCGCGGCGGCCCTGCTGCCCGCGCCGCTGCGGCCCCACCTCGTGCGCGGCCAGGCGGTGGCCGGGATCTGCCTGCTGCGGATCGGCGGCGTCCGCCCCGCCTGGGCCCCCGCCGCGACCGGGCTGACCAGCGAGAACGCGGCGCACCGGATCTCCGTGGAGTGGGACGGGCCGGACGGTGTCGAGCGCGGCGTCTACATCCCGCGCCGCGACACCGCCTCCCGCCTCAACGCCTTCGCGGGCGGGCGGATCTACCCGGGCGAGCACGGCCGCGCGGACTTCACGGTGCGGGAGGAGCCCGACGCCGTACGGGTGGCCTTCGCGACCCGGGACGGCGAGGTGGAGGTGGACGCGACCGTGGAGTCCGCCGACGAGCTGCGCGGCAGCGGGCTGTTCACGGACCTGGCGGAGGCGTCGGAGTTCTTCCGCCTCGGCAGCCGGGGCCTCTCCCCCGACGCCGGCGGGGACCACCTGGACGTCCTCGAACTGTCCACGGACGCCTGGAAGGTGACGGCGGGCCGGCCCCGGTCCGTCCGCTCCTCGTTCTTCGAGGACCCGGACCGTTTCCCGCCGGGCAGCGCGGTGCTGGACAGCGCGCTGGTGATGCGGGGCGTGGCGGCGGAGTGGTCGCAGGGGGAGCCGTTCCGGGTGGGGTGCGGGGCGGGAGCGGTGACCTTGTAG